A genomic region of Apteryx mantelli isolate bAptMan1 chromosome 12, bAptMan1.hap1, whole genome shotgun sequence contains the following coding sequences:
- the PDHB gene encoding pyruvate dehydrogenase E1 component subunit beta, mitochondrial: MAAVAAAAAAGALRRLAPGGRQGPAAGRLLQLRRGIRLSASAAMQVTVRDALNQALDEELERDERVFLLGEEVAQYDGAYKISRGLWKKYGDKRIIDTPISEMGFTGIAVGAAMAGLRPVCEFMTFNFSMQAIDQVINSAAKTCYMSAGSISVPIVFRGPNGASAGVAAQHSQCFAAWYAHCPGLKVVSPWSSEDAKGLLKASIRDDNPVVMLENELLYGVPFEMSEEAQSKDFVVPIGKAKIERQGTQVTLVSHSRPVGHCLEAAAVLAKEGVECEVINLRTIRPMDIEAIEASVVKTNHLVTVEGGWPQFGVGAEVCARIMEGPAFNYLDAPAVRVTGADVPMPYAKILEDNCIPQVKDIIFAVKKTLNI, encoded by the exons ATGGCGGCGgtagcggcagcggcggcagcgggggcacTGCGGCGCctggcgccgggcgggcggcag ggccccgccgccgggcggctGCTGCAGCTGCGCAGGGGGATCCGGCTCTCCGCGTCCGCCGCCATGCAG GTGACGGTGCGAGACGCCTTGAACCAGGCGCTGGACGAGGAGCTGGAGCGGGACGAGCGGGTATTCCTGCTCGGCGAGGAGGTGGCCCAGTACGACGGCGCCTACAAG ATCTCCCGAGGTCTCTGGAAGAAGTATGGGGACAAGAGGATAATCGACACTCCAATATCAGAG ATGGGCTTCACGGGAATTGCTGTTGGTGCTGCTATG GCTGGGTTAAGGCCAGTGTGTGAATTCATGACATTCAACTTCTCCATGCAAGCAATTGATCAGGTCATAAACTCCGCTGCCAAGACCTGTTACATGTCTGCAGGATCCATCTCTGTTCCCATCGTCTTCAGGGGCCCCAACGGGGCATCGGCTGGAGTCGCTGCTCAGCACTCACAGTGCTTCGCTGCTTGGTATGCGCACTGTCCCGGACTGAAAGTTGTTAGTCCATGGAGCTCAGAAGATGCAAAAGGTCTGCTTAAAGCATCAATCCGGGATGATAATCCAG TTGTGATGCTGGAGAATGAACTGCTGTATGGTGTTCCCTTTGAAATGTCAGAAGAGGCACAGTCAAAGGATTTTGTTGTTCCAATTGGAAAAGCTAAAATAGAAAGGCAAG GAACTCAAGTTACTTTAGTGTCACACTCAAGACCTGTTGGACACTGTTTGGAAGCTGCTGCTGTACTTGCCAAAGAAGGGGTAGAGTGCGAG GTTATAAATCTGCGCACCATTCGACCGATGGATATTGAAGCAATAGAAGCCAGCGTTGTAAAGACAAACCATCTTGTAACTGTAGAAGGAGGTTGGCCACAGTTTGGAGTAGGAGCTGAAGTCTGTGCCAGGATCATGGAAG GACCTGCCTTTAACTACTTGGATGCTCCCGCTGTCCGTGTTACAGGCGCAGATGTTCCTATGCCTTATGCAAAAATTTTAGAAGATAACTGCATACCTCAAGTGAAGGATATAATATTTGCAGTGAAGAAAACTTTAAATATCTAA